Within the Nitrospira sp. genome, the region GGAGGCGTTTGAGACCAGGCGCTTCTTGACCTCGAGGCACGCGCACCAGACGTAGCAGCAGGCGCTTAGCCAGGTCGAGTTGCTCCACAGTGAGCTGACCCAGGACCGTGTTGGCACCGCGCAGCAACGCGTCCATCTGGCTTTCCTCTATCTTGGGGGTCTGTGTGGTCGCGGCCGCCTCAGCCGACAGTTCCTCCACTTGCTCGTAAGCATGCACCAGTTGTTGCTTTTTATCGGGTGCGAGCGGCAAATCGTAGCGACTAATATCGCCATCCGTGACGTAGGAGGCTAGACGCAGGACTGACACCATGGGCAGCTTTGGATCATCAGGATTAAAGATCAACGGCGAAAGTACTTCCTCGTAGTTCAAAAAGGCGTTATAGGGCACCTCCACACCGGCCCAATAAGCGTTATGCTCACTTTTCTGCAAATCTTCGAGCAGGGGAGCGAACAACTTCCGAGCAAAAGCCTGGCGCCGCTCGAGTTTAAGAACCTCGAAGGGGTCGGCTCGCGAGGGGACGGGAAATACTCGGAAAGTTTCGTTGGAGAATTGGCCATAGTCGCGCCTGCGTATTTCTATAGCTGACCGGGCGACCGCAAGAGCGCCGTGGATGCTCTGATTGTTATAGGTAAACATGATGACCAGGGTGTCGGGCATCTGCACGGTGCAGATACCTGCGGTGTCGCTCACCCCAGTGCGACTATCAATAAGGACGTAGTCATAGTCTCGGCGCAGGCGCTTTTTGATCGCCTCGAGGAAGGCACCGCCTCCGAGGCGCTCGTAGAACGTATCCCAGTCGAAGGCGTGCAGTTTGGTGGCATAGGCAGGCCCTTGCCTGCCAGCTGGCACCAAATCAATGCGTCCTCCTTCGGGAAAGCCGTCAAAGTTAATACCCTGCAGATAGGGAGAGAGATCGGTTAGCGACTGGTACCAATTATCCCCCTCGTCTCCCTCAGGCGGCTGGATTGCCTGGTCGGAGTAGTCCACCAGCAGGTCGATCAGGCCGCGGGAGGTGGCCAGTTCCTTGTCTGCCAGAAAGGGATGGAAGTAGCGGTGTAGCCCAGGTGCTTCCAGATCCCAGTCCACAATTAGGACGCGCCTTCGGTTCGCGGCCAGCACCCAAGCCAGATTGGCCAACGCCATGGAGCGGCCGGTGCCACCCTTGTACGAGTAGAAAGTGAAAATGCGGCCGCCACCGATCGGACTACTCATTTCGCGGCTCCCTCGCACCCGGTCCCATAATGATGGGACGGCCTATGCCGCCTGGTACGTTTCGTACCGGGGCGCTACGGCGCATCTCGGCCTGAATTTGGTTGAGCACCGTACGAAGTGTGTCACGCAGTTCATCCAACGAGGCTACGTCTCTACAGTAGTAGGGGGAGGACTGGGCGTACTGACAGCGGAAGCGCAGCACGTCGCGAATCACCTGATCGACTCTAGACTTGTTGGCAGCCAGCTCAGGGTCGCGCGGGTTCCAGGGTAGCAACACAGCACAGTTGTTGAAGTTCTGCTCGTCGAACTCACGGAATATTTCCTGATAATCTGGGCTAGCGTAGAGGGACCAGCGGTCTACAAACACAACCACTGGCTTACCTTCCTTGAAGGCAGCGCGGACTTCATCTGCCAGCCCCTTGGAAAACTGGGCCTGGTCACTGTCAAAGTCCAGGTCAGCGTCAGAAACGATGTGGGCGGCCAGCGCCCCGATGCGTCGCTGCAGGTCCGGGTAGAAAGGCTTCCAGTCTGGGCCACCAGCGTCCTGGTAGGGATTACGGTTGCGACCGTCCGATAGGTGCTCCGGATGAAGGGCAGCGAAAACAAAGCGCACATGCCGACGGAAACCCTGCCGCGCGGAAGCGTGAACCGCCGGTCTAGTCGCTGGCAGTTCTAGAGGGAACGCAGGGGCGATTTCATTAAGTGTGGGCATCGGGTTCAGGTGTGGCAGCTCCATCCCATCGAGCGCGTCCGTTATTCCCTGGGCAAAGCCGCGGACGAAATCCCAATAGAGGTCGTTGTAGTCGGCCTTCTTCCGCACCATGTGCTCCAGGCCCTGTTGGTTGATGTGCGAATCCTCTTCACGCCAGGTATATTGCACCATTCTCACCGCCGCGCTGACATAGTTGGGCAGGGCAAGTTTCTTGTCCTTGCGAAGGGGGATCCAAACTACTGGTCGGATCACCGCCGGCTGGATCCCACCGTGCAGTTTGGCGTACGCCTCGCGGCGAAGTTGGAAGCTCTGCCATTCCTTTCCACAATACTCGCTATTGAAATAGGCTGGTGAGTACAGGGGTATGAGCACACGACTCTCCTGCATCGCGGCCAACAAGGCGTCATCCCAGTTGTTGCCCGTCTCGATGCTTTCCTGGTCGAAAAACGACAGATTCTCGTATTTACCCAAACCGCGCAATTTGCGCACTTCCTCACCAAGGTCACTGAGGAACTCACGCATGAATGGGCCGAAATCACTGCGGCGGTAGCTGAAGAATATTTCGTAGGGCATTCGTCGCCCCTATTGTAGTGGCACCAGCCTATGCCATTCGGGATGAGGAACTGCACGACCGGCGCAGCCGGGATAGCATTGCCGGATGGCGGCTAGCGAAGTCGCGTTCACTAGATCGTCAGTTGACTGCCTACCATGCGGATGACCCCATCGAACTACCGGGTGTAGTCGTCCCGAATCTTACGCATTACCACACGGTATTGACTGTGGAAAGTAAGACCTTCGCGTGCGCCACGGTCAGGCCACCACGGTAGCAACTAGGTTGCGGGGGTCATCCACCGAGGGATCACAATTGCCAGTTACCGCCCGACCCTGGACCCCCGTTCGAGAGCCCAATCGCTGATCTAGGAAGACAGATAGGCCGCTGTACTACTGATTTGACTTGGCAGTATCCAATAGGGTGCATGTTGTGTCAACTGGCGGTGGTTCTGTCAGAGGTGGCCCATCTATAAAGATCCGTCAATGACACGTGTACCCCAAAATCCCGGAAACGGCTTGTCTGCGCCATGCCTGCTTCCCGAGGAAAAGAAAGCCATTAACGAGCTCACCTGTTCTTAATGTGGTGCGGCCTGACTCAACAGAAGTCGCTGTGTAACCCCCTCAGAGCAGCTTCTGATGTTTTTCGTCTGTCGTGCAAGGACCGGACGGTCGTTGCCCATGAAACCACGTATTCCTGATGACAACTATTGCCCGCGATTTGTTTTCCGCCTAGTAGGCCGATTAGTTGTGCTGGATGGCCCGGCGCAACTGATCGACTTCTCGGTCAAGGCCAGCTTTCTGGAGCGCGTAGATGCATCCCAGACAAGCCGCTCAAGCTGCTGGATCCTCGCTTCTCGTTGCGCAATCGCTGCATCATGACCAGCCCACTGCCGAATGATCGCCCAGGCCGCGCGATATTCATTCAGAAGTCTTGCGAGATACTGGTTGCCCGGCTGCTTTGGCTCTTGATTCCATCTCTGCCCCGTGGCTTCAACCCCAGTTAGAACTGTGCTGGGTTCGGCCGCACTAAACGCTGTTGCAATTGCCAGGGCATCGACGAAGGGAAGCGGGTGCGTTCCATGGCGGTCCTGATACGCTGCTGGGCTTATTGTCAGATTCTGGAGGCCAGCGCGGATTTTGATGCGATCCAGAGCTTCAGAACTAGCTGACAGCACTCCTTTGTAAAAACTCAATCCTGGTTCGCCCATTGACTCGAAAACCTGTGTGACGGCGTTGTCCAGCGGCGAATCCAGCTCATAGCCACGTTGTATATTGTCCTCGCGTTGACGCCCGGCTCGTTGCTCATCGAGCAGGATCGCCTTACGCTCCTTCCACGGGCCGAGAAGGTCTCGCGATTCGACATACTCGACGAGTCCAGGATCGCACCTGCTCCAGCATTTGTTACTCCGTGGCCGCCAGAGATTTTCGATAACGTCACGGATCTGTTGGCTGAGGCATTAGTGAGCGACTACCGTGCCAGCCATGTAGGCAGTGGATCTGTCGTTGACTCTTATCCAGATCCCAAACATACTTCGCACCGGGCAGGCACTTGAGGAGAGTGGGCATGTGATCGCCGCCATTTACGCCCGCAAATCCACTGAGCAGTACGGAGTCGCCGACGAGCAGAAGTCCGTCGCGCGGCAGATTGAACACGCGCACGCGTACGCCGCTCGCAAAGGCTGGACCGTGGGCGAGGCGTACGTGTATGCCGACGACGGCATCTCCGGAGCCGAATTCGTGAAACGGCCAGGTTTCTTTCGACTGATGAATGCCCTGAAGCCGTCACCTCCTTTTCAGGTTCTCGTCATGTCTGAGGAATCGCGGTTAGGCCGCGAATCCATCGAAACTGCCTACGCATTCAAGCAAATTATGGACGCCGGCGTGCGAGTGTTCTTCTACCTGGAGGACCGAGAACGCACACTCGACAGCGCCATGGACAAAATGATGCTGTCCCTGGCTAATTTTGCCTCAGAGATGGAGCGAGAACGGGCCAAGCAGCGTACGTACGACGCGCTCTTGCGGAAGGCGAAGGCCGGCCAGGTTACCGGAGGGAAAGTCTACGGCTATAACAATCGTGACGTCCTCTCATCAGATGGGCACCGACTCTACGTCATGCGGGTGATCAACGAACAAGAAGCCGCGGTGGTTCGCCAAATCTTCGAATTCTACGCAGGTGGACTTGGGATTACGCGCATCGCGCGACAGTTAAACGATCAGCACCTGTCGGCCCCGCGACAGAGCCCGCGTGGATGGGCCCCGACGGCCATCCGGGAAATTCTTCACCGGACTCTCTATCGAGGCGAGGTTGTCTGGAACCAGTCACAGAAGATCATTCAAGGTGGAACCAAGAAGCGGCAGCGTCGGCCGGAGACAGAGTGGCTCCACGTCGAAGCGCCGGATCTGCAGATCATCCCTACACCGCTCTGGCAGACAGTCCAGGCTCGGCTCGCCCGCTGGAAAGGGCCTAGCTGCGACCGACAGAGACCGCGCCCAGCCCGCGATCTCGACTCCCCCTACCTACTCTCCGGGCTAGCCCGTTGCGCTCATTGCGGGGGACCGATTGAATCAATCGGACGGGACTACAGCCGACGCCAGGGTCGATTTTACGGTTGCGCATATCATCGCAAGCGTGGAAACGCAATCTGTTCACGAGCCTACCGTATAGACCAACAGCAGCTTGATCGCGTACTCCTCGAAGCGATCTGCCGAACCCTCGATGATCGAATGTTGGAAGTGGCAGTAGAGAAGGCTCTGAGGGAGCTTAGGACGGGGCACAATGCACGCTGGGACCGGGAGACGGCCATTACACGGGAATTGTCCCTCATTGAGGCCCACGAACGTAATTTGGTGAATGCCATTGCCGAAGGGCAGCGGGCAGCTCCCCTACTCGCCAAACTCCAGGAAGAAGAAGCACAAAAGGCAGCCCTCACGTGCGAGCTCGAACAGCTCACGCAAGGAGCAAAAGTGCTCCTATTAGACCAACGCCGACTGAAGCAGGAGCTGATGCAACGAGTCGCCGATCTACGAGGGTTGCTTGAACGGCAACATGCTCAGGCCCGACGGATCCTGCAGACCTTGCTCGGGGGACCGTTGATGCTGGAGCTGACTGACGAGAAGGGAAAGAAAACCGTGCATGTAACAGGGGCAGGATCCTACCTCAAACTACTTTCTCCCTCCCTGGTTCCCCCAAGTGTGGTGTCCCCAACGGGATTCGAACCCGTGTTGCCGGCTTGAAAGGCCGGCGTCCTAGGCCAGGCTAGACGATGGGGACGGTCCCTGTGGTCGGACGGGCATGGTAACGGAATGGGGTTCGATGAGTCAACGGGATTGGAGCCAAGACAACCGTCCCTGGGTACCGGGCAGCCGCTTGTGTGCGCGACAACTCTCAGGCTATGCTGCACGATTGAGTGTCCTATTGAATGTTGAATGTCATGAGGTCACACAGCGGTGTGTGCGATGCCAGGATTCCGTTGCATCTCCCGATCCCTCGCTCTATGCGCACTGATCACGAGTTTCGCGTTCGTCAGCACATGGGGAGCCGAGTACCAAATCGGAAGCATTGACCGCTCCAAGGCGGCCACGCTCGGAATCCTTCAACCCGGCGAGGACATCCGGAGCGGAGCCAGCAAAACCCACTTCACGATGCGCGGGTCGGGCGTGCATCTAGGAGACGGATACCTGGTCACAGCCCGGCACGTGGTGGAGCGGGATGAAGAAGGACGAAAGGTGGTCCCGCGCGCGATCACCGTGATGACGACCAACTTGGAAGAGGCGACGGCAGAATTGGTTGGGGGCAGCGCATTCCTCGACGTCGTCGTGTACCGTATGCCATCGGAGCTTGCCGCGCG harbors:
- a CDS encoding resolvase; this encodes MIAAIYARKSTEQYGVADEQKSVARQIEHAHAYAARKGWTVGEAYVYADDGISGAEFVKRPGFFRLMNALKPSPPFQVLVMSEESRLGRESIETAYAFKQIMDAGVRVFFYLEDRERTLDSAMDKMMLSLANFASEMERERAKQRTYDALLRKAKAGQVTGGKVYGYNNRDVLSSDGHRLYVMRVINEQEAAVVRQIFEFYAGGLGITRIARQLNDQHLSAPRQSPRGWAPTAIREILHRTLYRGEVVWNQSQKIIQGGTKKRQRRPETEWLHVEAPDLQIIPTPLWQTVQARLARWKGPSCDRQRPRPARDLDSPYLLSGLARCAHCGGPIESIGRDYSRRQGRFYGCAYHRKRGNAICSRAYRIDQQQLDRVLLEAICRTLDDRMLEVAVEKALRELRTGHNARWDRETAITRELSLIEAHERNLVNAIAEGQRAAPLLAKLQEEEAQKAALTCELEQLTQGAKVLLLDQRRLKQELMQRVADLRGLLERQHAQARRILQTLLGGPLMLELTDEKGKKTVHVTGAGSYLKLLSPSLVPPSVVSPTGFEPVLPA